A genomic region of Trifolium pratense cultivar HEN17-A07 linkage group LG3, ARS_RC_1.1, whole genome shotgun sequence contains the following coding sequences:
- the LOC123916069 gene encoding serine/threonine-protein kinase SRK2A encodes MERYEVVKDLGAGNFGVARLLRNKETKELVAMKYIERGHKIDENVAREIINHRSLRHPNIIRFKEVVLTPTHLAIVMEYAAGGELFERICNAGRFSEDEARYFFQQLISGVHYCHAMQICHRDLKLENTLLDGSPAPRLKICDFGYSKSSLLHSRPKSTVGTPAYIAPEVLSRREYDGKLADVWSCGVTLYVMLVGAYPFEDQDDPRNFRKTIQRIMAIQYKIPDYVHISQDCKHLLSRIFVANPLRRISLKEIKNHPWFLKNLPRELTESAQAAYYQRGNPSFSIQSVDEIMKIVGEAREPPPVSRPVKGFGWEGEEEEEEVEEEVEEEEDEEDEYDKRVKEVHASGEFQIS; translated from the exons ATGGAAAGGTACGAGGTTGTTAAGGATTTGGGAGCTGGGAATTTTGGAGTTGCTAGGCTTTTGAGGAACAAGGAGACTAAGGAACTTGTTGCTATGAAATACATCGAGCGTGGCCATAAG ATTGATGAGAATGTGGCAAGAGAGATTATCAACCACAGGTCCCTTCGGCACCCGAATATAATTCGCTTCAAGGAG GTGGTTTTGACCCCTACTCATTTAGCAATAGTAATGGAGTATGCAGCTGGAGGAGAACTCTTTGAGCGGATCTGTAATGCTGGCCGGTTTAGTGAAGATGAG GCTAGATATTTCTTTCAGCAGCTGATATCTGGTGTCCATTACTGTCATGCTATG CAAATATGTCATAGAGATTTGAAGCTGGAAAATACACTTTTAGATGGAAGCCCTGCACCCCGCTTGAAAATTTGTGACTTCGGTTATTCCAAG TCATCTTTGCTTCATTCCCGACCCAAATCAACTGTTGGAACTCCGGCTTATATAGCACCAGAGGTTCTTTCTAGGAGGGAGTATGACGGCAAG TTGGCCGATGTGTGGTCCTGTGGAGTGACCCTTTATGTCATGCTGGTTGGAGCATATCCCTTTGAGGATCAAGATGACCCTAGAAATTTTAGGAAAACAATTCAG CGCATAATGGCCATTCAATACAAAATCCCTGATTATGTTCACATATCTCAAGATTGCAAACACCTCCTATCTCGTATATTTGTCGCAAATCCATTAAGG AGAATTTCTCTCAAGGAAATCAAGAACCATCCATGGTTTTTAAAGAATCTTCCAAGGGAGCTAACTGAATCAGCTCAAGCTGCCTATTACCAGAGAGGCAACCCAAGCTTTTCTATTCAAAGTGTGGACGAGATAATGAAAATCGTGGGAGAGGCAAGAGAACCTCCTCCGGTATCTAGGCCTGTCAAAGGCTTCGGCTGGGAAggtgaagaagaagaggaagaagtgGAAGAAGAGGTGGAGGAAGAGGAGGACGAAGAAGATGAGTATGACAAGAGGGTCAAAGAGGTTCATGCAAGTGGTGAATTTCAGATCAGTTAA